The genome window ATTCGTGGCATAGATGTCGGCGTTTTTCACGCCCCAGGGTGAATCGAGGTTGTCTTGCGCACTGGTCGTCGCCCATAACACCAGCGGCAACGCCAGCAGCACGAGCCAGCGTGCTTTCATTGCGAACCCTCCTTTACTGGATAGATGTGTTCTGTTCAAAGCGGGGGCGCTGTGGCTCGAATGAGACACCACAGCGTCTCCCCCTGGCTCATTACTGACACCTTGCGGCGGGCGCGTAATCCCACTGCCACAGGTTGCCCTTCGGTTGCCCGTTCACCACTTCCAGAGCGGCAAGGGTCTGTGAAGGACGATACCACTTGGCATGTCCGTCCGCCATCACGTAGTTCGCACCGTCATTATGCAACAGCAGGCTGGACCACGCGGCAGTCTCCTGATTGTACTGCATTTCGGTCCATGCCCAGCACTCATCAGAAATCGCCCACCACCAGTGCATATCCGGTGCAGGCGTAGTGCCTGTGGGCAAGCGCATCACGGTGCCAAACGAGATGGACTCGGTAATGGCGATCGCCTGGGCAGGCTGCGGAATCGCTCCCAGCGAGCGTACGGTTCCCGGTCCGTGTGTACCGTTGGGGTTTGCACCCAGCCAGCCCAGCACATAAGCGTTCGCGGAGTAGCTACGGGCACCATACAGCCCATAGCGCCGTCTCAACTCTGTCTGGTTCAAGCAGGCGAACCAGCCCCTTTGACATCTCTTCCGGTACTCGGCGAAATTAGGCAGGTTCGCCGGGCAGCCGAACACACCCAGATTCTTGGTGTAGGGATAGATCAGCTCCGCCCAGGTGGGGGCGATGTTGGGCGGACTGAGGGGATACTCCGCGTTCGGCATACCCCACGACCAGGGCAGCGTTTCATCGTAGTCTTCAGCGTACATCATCAGCGCCAGTCCCAGCTGCTTCATGTGCGACAGGCAAGCCGCCTGGTTTGCCTTCTCGCGCGCACGTTCGAACACCGGGAACAGTATCGCTGCGAGAATGATGATGATGGCGATCACCACCAGAAGTTCGATAAGCGTAAAAGCGCGTAATCTGTTTCTCATGGCGCGCCTCCTTTAGTTCGTACCGGAGTAGTAGTCGATGGGATCCCAGCGCACTCCAGCAGGGGTGTTATTCAGTGCAGACAGAGGCTGAGGCACCACCGACTCCGCCTTGTACCACTTGGAATGCCCATCCGCAAAGGCGATGTTCACCCCATCGGAGTGGCGTGCCGAGAAGCCCGCTTTGTTGTTGATGGGGTTCGGTTGGGCATTACCACGCACGATGTAACCAACATAGCCCTGAGTGACATCCCCCGGCACGCTGTCGGTCACCAGCACAACCATAGAAGGCTGCACGACACGGCTCAACTGCACTACCCAGTCCACCTCATTGCGCGAGGGAATGAACGGACCCCACTCACGGTTATAGCCGTAAGGTAGCCACCCCCTGTCACCGTACGTCTCCACGTACCTGCCCGTACCATCGGAGGGGCAGCGGAACAAGCCGGTGTTCTTGATGTACGGCGCCACCATCGCACTCCATATCGGGGAAAGGGGGTCCGTGCTGACCGCTGTCGGGGGCATGTACATGTCGTAGTCCTGGCTATACATGCGGAAGGCTTTGGCAATCTGGTTGAGGTTAGAGATGCATTGGGTCTGGCGTGCTTTATCGCGAGCCTTCGCGAAAACGGGGAACAGTATCGCCGCCAGGATGGCGATAATCGCTATCACGACGAGGAGCTCGATGAGCGTAAATGCCCATCGCTGGCGTCTTTTCCGGTTCACCTTCGCACCCTCCTTGCGTCATCGGTTACTCACACGGGCGAAGTTTCCCCCGTGCAAGAAACCGTTCTCCATCACCAATGGTAGTATATCATCATAACATATTTTGTGCAAGCATTTTTTTACCGCCACATTTCCCGTAATGGGTGAAACTGGTACTTTTGCGTACCCTTTGAGGTACCATTTTTCTGGTGTTATGTCACGACAGATGGTGTCCACTACAGAAAGGTTCAGCGCAAAGGAGGCAAACTTTGAGGGTTCTGTTCTTATGCACCGGCAACTCGTGCCGCAGCCAGATGGCGGAAGGCTTCGCTCGCCAATTACTTAAGGGTTGGGATATCTGGAGCGCGGGCACACGCCCCGCCGAGCGGGTGAATCCCCTCGCCGTGCAGGTAATGGCGGAAAAGGGCATTGACATTTCTACCCACTACCCGAAGCTGGTACACGATGTGCCCCGACCAGTGGATTATGTGGTTACCCTGTGCGGGGAGGCGGCGGAGGAATGCCCCACCTTTCCCGGCGCGAAGTACACCGAACATTGGGGATTGCCCGACCCTGCCCGCGCCACCGGCACCCCTGAAGAGGTGCTACAGGTCTTTCGCGCCGTACGGGACGAGATTGAGAGCAGAATGCAGGGGCTGGTGGAGAGGCTCAAGGCGCATGGCTGACATGGAGCCTGCACCAGTTGACCGAGCGAACCCAGCAACATTCCAGCAATCAGGTTTGTATCCTGCACAAGGTATCGCCTTTGCAGGAGACGACGGTTTTCCGTCAAAGTCAGTTGTATCGTCTTACAAGATAGGAGGTGATACCCGTGTTCCGCCAGCACCTTTGTACCCTGCTGACAGTTCTGCTGCTGGTGTCCACGAACGCCCTCGCGGACGAGGATGTCTTAGACCCCAAAGCCGACCCCCGTCTGGAAAAGATGGTCAGCGTTTTCCAGCCCCCCGCTCCGCTCTCGGCAGTGGTGAAAGCATTGTCCGCACAATCGGGCATCTTGCTCACCACCGAGCGCAGTGTGAGCGAGTATCGCGCCATTTTGGTCGCGGACGAACGCCCCCTGCACGAAGTGATGCGCCGGCTCGCGGAGGCGTTCGGTTTCACCTGGGAGCGAAAGGGCAAAGAGGGCGAACCGCCGAGCTATATGCTGGTGCAACCGGCTTCTGACGCGGCACGGGAGGCAGCGGAACTGCGCGAGATGGAACGCCTCGCCGACGAGATGTGGCGATATGCCGCGGCGCAGGCAGCGAAATGGGCGACGGTAGGCAAAAAGGAAGTAGAGCAGCGGATGGAGCAGCTGCGCCAGACGTACGAAACACGCCTCCAGGAGGGCAAGCTGTCTCGTGCAGAGATAGTCAGCGTCCTGCGCGAAGCGCACGCGATTTCTGCCTCCCAGCGGCCCTGGCGACGTGCGGCAACACTTGCCTTAGCCAGCCTGTCGACCGCGCAGATGAGGCAACTGCGAGCAGGAAACATCCAGCGCGTGACCGGTGACGCCCTCTCCCCAGAGGCGTTGAAGCAGATACTGGCAGAGTGGCGCGAGGCAGAGGTGCCCGCTCCTCCCCCTCCCATCGGTGCCGAGCAGCCAGATACCCTCGAGCCTCGTATGGAAAAGCCTTATCAGTCGCAGCACTGGAACAACGTAGAAGTGTGGCTCTTCCCCGACCCGGGAGCGGGCAACATCAAGGCGCTGGTGTACTTCATTTCTCCAGAGGCGCGCAAGGGAGGCTCACAAGTACACGAGGTCACGCCCAGCGCATGGGACCTGCACATCCAGATAAACGGTCTGCTGCGCGGGATGATGGCGCCTCGTCTGCCCGAATCGCCCCTCTTCCAGAAGGCGACGAAGGCAGCGGAGTTCCGACGAGACAGCAGCGATTATCTCCTGGACCCAATTGGCGTGGAACTGGCGCACTTTGCTCGCGCGAATCGCATCCCACTGGCAGCAGAGTGGTACCCGTTCTCGCTCGGGGGGATGCCGGACGTTAGAGCGGTACACGTGGTCGCAAACTGGGGTCAGATAATGATGGAACTGCGTGATTACTCCGCAGAGTTGGCAGTTTCAGATGATTGGGTGCTGGTGCGTAACTTTGCGCGCGCCGTCGCCCGGCGAACGAACATTCCCCATTCACGCATAGCCAAATGGCTGCTCAAACCACAGGCGGAAGGCAGGCTGACACTGGATGACGTTGCCGAAATCGCCTTCTTGCACGAACGCCAGCAGCAGAATCTGGAATCCACCGCGCGGAGACTACTCCATCGCGCCCCCACCGGGGGAGGATATCTCGGTGGGCTGGACACACCCTTGCGGTTTGTCAAAAACAACCCGAGAGCGCTGTTCGCCCTGCAGGCGTACGCTTTGCTCAGTACCGCCCAGAAACGCGCTCTGCTAAACGGACAGCCCGTTCCACTCTCTGCCATGCCGCGACAGGTGGCGGCACGGCTGCAGGTAGCGGCAGCTTTGCCCGATACCTCCGCACAATCGTCCAGCCTGTTTCCCGATGAAACCGCCCGGATGGCACTGGTAATGCACACCGAACAGTCAGAGGCAGAGCGTATCGACCTGTCCCGGGTGCCGGAAGAGATGCTGGAGGTCGGTGCGTTTCGTCCCTGGCTGGAGAGCCTGCCCCCTGAAGAACGCGCGAAAGTGGTGCAGGAGGTGCCCATCTTGCGCACCACGCTGGGTTTGACCGACGGCGAAAGGCTGGTGACGCTGGCAAGCGTCCACACTATCCAGTAGAAGATAACCGCGTTGACACCAGAACCGTCTGTTGGTATGATAAGCACAGCCACTTTCTGGAAAAGGGGGAGGCGCGATGCGAACGGGTGCGTTCTGGAAGATGGTTGTCGTCGGTATAGCGATAGTCGGGCTGACCGCCTGTGGGGGCAAAGAGGCTCAAAAGGGCAGTATTGCGGGCACCGTCACCGACATTAACGGCGACCCGGTGGTGGGCGCGCGCGTGTGGGTCACGGGCGATGGCGAAACCTTTACCAACACCAATGGTACTTTCCTGTTAACTGATGTTTCTGAAGGTTTCAAAAACGTCCGCGCCAGCGCACGCATCGGTAATCAGAACTGGAGCGGTATTGCGCTCGTACAGGTCTTCGCAGACGACACCACGCGCAACGCCAATATCCTGCTCTGCCCGGAGAACCTGCAGGGTTCTATCGAGGGCTTTGTGCTGGACCCATACGGCGACCGTGTGGAGGGCGCCCGAGTATTCGCAGCCGGTCCCCTCTCTTCCGCGATGGCGGTCACTGATAGAAGCGGGTACTATCGCATCGACGGTTTGCGTGGCGGTTATGATTACCCCGTCGTCGCCTCTTCGCCCGGCTTCCTGAACGACAGGAAAACGGTGACGGTGGTTGCTGGACAGATTACCGCTGCCTCTTTCGCTCTGGGGGTAGCTTCTGGCGTTGTGCCCGCAACCCCAGAAAATGTGGACGCGGTGGTGTGGACGATGCCTCGCGGTGTCACCCGCTCCGCCTCTCCGCAGATGGCAAACGCCCTGGAAGCGGTGAAGCGACTGATAGACCCCCGACGCGCCCAGCGGCGCGCCGTCAGCCGGGTGACACCCGAAGGCTCGCTCATCGAGATTGACCTCACCTGGGATTATGTGGAGGACAGCAGCCGACTGGGGTACGGAATCTATCGCGGGCGGTCAGCGAATCCCGCCTCGGTTCCCGACAACGCCATCGCCTTCCTGCGCGACCCGCTCGCCGACCTGTTCGCAGACCTGGACCTCGCTCTCACGCCAGGAGTTACTTACTACTATCAGGTGGTGGCGGTTGGAGCGAACTTCGACCCCGATACCGGCGCAGGTGCCAGCGACCCCTCCAACAACGCCAGCGCAACGCCTCTGGAGCCGATGAGCACCTTTTCCTCCCCGGCGCACGGCGCAACCATCAGCACCGCCTCCCCTACCCTGCGCTGGGACAGGCTCAACGGAGCCTCCTACTATCAGGTCATCGTGTTTGAGGGATTCCCGGACATCAACCGTGACCCGCTGTGGCCCGCCAACCTGAACAACCCGGGCAACAGCAGGGTTTCTCACCCGAATAACAGCACCGTGTATACCGGTCCCGCCCTGCAGCCCGGACAAACCTACTACTGGGTGGTGGTCGCTTTCTCAGCGGATGGACGCGCTCGCAGCATCAGCCCGCTCTGGAAATTCACATACCGACCATGAAGGAGTTTTCTCGCCGATGAAGTGGTTGTCCGCAACAGTGTGTCTCCTCGTGACCACGGTCACGTGGAGCGCGCCTTATCGTAACGTGGTGAACGTGCCTTTCAATACCCGTTCAAACGGGCCGCAGGGTGCGCTGGTAATAGACGTTCCCGCAGGCAGCCGCTCCGCCGCAGACCTGCGGCAGCTGGTGCTGACACAGGCACTGCCCGTGCAGAAGGCGCAGGTGCAGCGCGTTGCCCAGCAGGTACGCCGCTGGAAACGGATTGGAGCACTGCCCCAGAACGCGCAGGTCGCTGTCGACACGCTGGTGGTGCTGCGCGACAGAGGCAAAATCATCCAGCCCGCGCGTACCCGCTACGGCGACGGCACGCTCTCCTTCGTCTTCGAAGGCTGGGGTGCCGGACAAGAAGCTTTCCTGCGTCAGGTCATCAATACCGCCCTGCCCCTGATTGAGAGCGTTTATGGCAAACCTGCCCAGAGCGGCACCGTCAAAGTTGTCAACTATGATGAGCAAATCGGCGACCGCGACGCGGTCGCAGGAGGCATCTTCAACGCTTCCACCAACGAGATTCTCTTTCCGGTATACAATAGCCAGAACTCGGTGGTCATCAATCTGGTACACCTGCTAGTACATGCCTTTCACGGACCGCTCATCTTTGACTACGATGCGTGGGAAGAGGGCTTCGCGCGGGCGGTGACGATACTGGTGGCGCACCGCGTGGCACAGGCGATGGGCATTGCAGACCCGGAGAGCTTCTTCAAGACTGACCCGAACTACCATGCCCTGCCCTTCTACGACCTGCTGAATCAGCCCGCGCTGGGCAATAACGCGTTCATCGCGCCTTCGCTCAGACAACTGCCCGTCACTCCGGGGCAGCTGGGCGGGATGTACCTGCCGCGTATGCAGATGGCAGGCTCCGCATGGCTGAAGGTGTATCTGGAAGACACCGACTTCTTCAAGAAGTTCAACGCACAATACTACGCCCAGTACAACCCGAACGAAACGGTCAAACTGAGCGGAGACATCCCACGCTTGAA of Armatimonadota bacterium contains these proteins:
- the arsC gene encoding arsenate reductase, yielding MRVLFLCTGNSCRSQMAEGFARQLLKGWDIWSAGTRPAERVNPLAVQVMAEKGIDISTHYPKLVHDVPRPVDYVVTLCGEAAEECPTFPGAKYTEHWGLPDPARATGTPEEVLQVFRAVRDEIESRMQGLVERLKAHG